TCTGTAAGACCTAACTTGTCGAGCTTATCGATCTTGGCGTTTCCGACGCTTGCTGCGGATTCCTTGATCTGTTTCTTTGTAGGGAAAGCATCCTTGATCTTTCCGAAAACAGTCTTGGGGCCCTGTACGTTCTTTAAGATCTTATCGAGAGCTCTTATGAACTGGTTTGCCTGCGCCTTTGTGATGATAAGGGGAGGTGCGAGCCTGATCGTTGACTTGCCGATGGCACTTACGAGGATACCCATTGAGAATAACTGTTCACGCATTCCCTGGGCAGTGATCGTGTCATCGAATTCGATACCGATAAGAAGGCCCTTGCCCCTTACCGAACGGATGCAATTATATTTTGCCCTGAGCTTGCCGAGCTTCTCGAAAAGCTCTTCGCTTACTTCTCTTACATTATCGATTATGTTTTCTTCTTCGATAGTTTCCATAACGGCATTACCTGCTGCGCAAGCTAACGGGTTTCCGCCGAAAGTCGAACCATGGTCGCCGGGCTTCATGCCTGTAGCGATCTCATTTGTCGTGAGCATTGCACCGATCGGTACGCCGCCGCCAAGGCCCTTTGCGAGGGTCATGATGTCAGGCTGTACTCCGTAGTTCTGATAGCAGAACATCTTTCCTGTACGTCCGATACCTGTCTGGACTTCATCGAAAATAAGGAGAACATTCTTTTCGTGACAGAGCTTCTTTACTGCCTGGATATATTCAAGGTCAGCAGGATGAACGCCGCTCTCACCCTGTACGAGTTCGAGCATGATGGCAGCTGTCTTAGGTGTAACAGCCTCGATCAATGCATCGATGTCGTTATAAGGAACATAAACAAAGCCGGGGAGATTAGGTTCGAAAGGCCTCTGGAATTTCTCCTGGCCTGTAGCCGCAACGGTTCCCATAGTTCTTCCGTGGAAGCTCATGGTAGCCGTGATGATCTCGTACTTCTTAATATCCTTATAGTAGAAATAGCTGCGTGCGAGCTTGATTGCCGCTTCGTTTGCTTCAGCACCGGAATTGCAGAAGAATACCTTGTCTGCAAAGCTTGCGCGGCAGAGCCTGTAAGCGAGCTCAGACTTCTGCGGGATGTAATAGTAGTTGCAGGCATGAATGATGCTCTTTGCCTGTGAACATATAGCCGATGTGAGCTTCGGATGAGCGTAGCCCAGGCAGTTAACGGCGATGCCGCCGATCATATCGAGATACTTCTTGCCTTCAGTGTCATAGAGATAGCAGCCCTTGCCCTTTGTGAAAGCAACAGGGAGGAGGTTAAATACCTGAAGACAGTAATTCTTGTCGTAATCCTGAATCAGGGAGAGATCATTTTCTATACTCATAGTGCTCTTTTTTCTCCTTTACGATCATTGTGCCGATTCCGTTCTTTGTAAATGTCTCGAGAATGATGGAGTGAGGAATCCTTCCATCTATTATGTGGGCTCTGTCGACACCACGCAATACGGTATCGAGACAACCTTCGATCTTGGGGATCATTCCTCCGCTGATTATTCCTTCTTCAACGAGATCCTTGATGTCGTTCTGATCAAGGACAGGGATGATGTAGTCTGAACCGTCTTCGAGCTTTCTTAATACGCCGCCGACGTCGGTTAAAGTGATGAGCTTTGAAGCTCCTAATGCTACTGCAACTTCAGCAGCAACGGTGTCAGCATTGATGTTGTAGCTCTCGCCGTCCTTGCCGACACCGATAGGTGCGATGACAGGGATATATTCGTCGTTTGCGAGCATCGAGATGACCTTTGTGTTGATCTTCTTGATCTTGCCTACATAACCGATATCGATGGGATTGCCTTCAGCGTCTTCCGTGAGTTTCTCAGCTTCGATGAGGTTTCCGTCAATGCCTGAGATACCGATAGCCTTTGCGCCTTTTCCGCAGAGTGTGGAAACGATATCTTTATTGGTCTTACCGATCAATACCATCTGGGCATATCCCATAGTCTCATCGTCTGTATATCTGAGACCGTTAACAAAGTGGGATTCCTTGTTGACCTTTTTGAGCATGTCGCTGATGTCGGGTCCGCCGCCGTGAACGATGACCGGGTTGATCCCGATGTACTTGAGAAGAGTTATATCGTCCATGACAGACTGCTTCAGGTCTTCGTTGATCATGGCATTTCCGCCGTACTTGATAACGAATGTCTGGCCTCTCATCTTCCTGATGTAGGGGAGTGACTCGATAAGGATCGAAGCCCTGTCAACATTATTCTGCATATCGCCCGAGATAACGGGTATTTCTTTGTTTCCTGCCATGATCAGATACCTCTTACTATATTCTTGAGTCCGGCTGTTTCTTCGAAACCGAACATTACGTTTGCCGCCTGAATTGCCTGGAGCGCTGCGCCCTTGCCGAGATTGTCCTGTGCCGAGAAGAGCTTGATCACTCCGGTATCGGGATCGTAAACACCGTTGACGTCGATATAATTTGAACCTGCTACAGCCTTTACGTCGGGAAGTGTCTTTCCGGGGAGAACTCTTACGAAGTTCTCATCCTTATAGAACTCCTGGTAGATCTCGTTGATCTTCTCGGAGGATACATCCTTGAAAGCTTCTGTGGGCTTTACGTAGATGCTTGCGAGCATTCCGCGCTTGAAAGGTGCCAGGTGGGGAGTAAAGGTGACTTTGATATCACCGGGCTTCTTTCCTGCGAGGAAAGAGCACTGCTCCGAGATCTCCGTTGTGTGACGGTGTCCGACTGCACCATAGGGCTTGAAAGCTTCGTCAGTCTCACAGAAAGCATATGCGAGATCTGCTTTTCTTCCTGCGCCGCTTACACCTGATGTTGCATCGATGATGATCGAATTCTCATCTATAAGGTGATCCTTAAGGAAAGGTGCGAGAGCGATGAGTGAGCATGTCGGGTAGCAACCGGGATTTGCAACGAGCTTTGCTGTCTTAAGATTCTCCCTGTAGAACTCCGGAATGCCGTAAACTGCTTCATTAAGGAGTTCCGGATTGGGATGTGTGAGCTTATATGATTTCTCGTAAGTTGCGAGATCCTTATATCTGAAGTCACCGCTGTGATCGATTACCTTTGTGCCTGCCTTAAGGAGTTCGGGAACGATCTTTGCAGATACTCCGTGAGGAAGAGCTGTAATTACAAGGTCGGAATCTTTAGCTACCTCTTCATAGGGGAGATCTTCACAGACAACGTCTACGATGCCTCTGAATTCGGGATAGATCTCAGAATAAGGCTTGCCTGCGAAAGTCTGGCTGGTCAGATGTCGGAATCTGAAGAAAGGGTGGCCTGCAAAACCTCTAACGAGTTCTGCACCAACATATCCTGTTGATCCTATAATAGAAACATACTTAACAGATTCTTCAATCGCCATTTTAATTGCCTCCGATTAGGGTGAATAATCCCCACCTTGATGTTTGATTTATGCAATATAATGCATAAATATTCAAAAGTCAACCGGATTATGCATAAATATATTACATAATAGTATTAGCGGGGATCTTTCCGCATAATAACGCATAAGCCGGCTGATAGTGCAGATTGCCTGTAAAGGTAACCCAAACGTAATAAATTAAACCCTTTTTTCAGGCCCAAAAGGGTATATTGCACAATAAGAAAAAGGTGGAAAAATGCCTCAAATTATTTGTTTTGCCACTCTTTCTTGTACAACACACACAAAATAGTTAAAGGGCATTTGATATATTTACCAAGCAACGGAAATTACCATGCCAAATTAGCAAAACTTTTTTTGGTGAGAGTGTCATATAGTAAACAAATAAGCGTTTTGTTACTATTCTCATAGTTATCTTGCCCGCTTTGCGTGGGCACATTTTTGGAGGTTATAAGTTATGGCAAGTTTATCTTTCCAGCACGTTTACAAGAAGTATGAAGGCGGCGTAGTCGCAGTTTCAGATTTCAATCTTGACGTAGCAGATAAGGAATTCGTTATCCTCGTAGGACCTTCCGGATGCGGTAAGTCAACAACTCTCCGTATGCTCGCTGGTCTCGAAGATATTTCAGAGGGTGAAATTTATATCGACGATCGTTGTGTAAACGACGTACTCCCTAAGGACAGAGACATCGCAATGGTATTCCAGAACTACGCTCTCTATCCTCACATGTCAGTTCGTGACAACATGGCATTCGCACTTAAGCTCAGAAAGATGCCTAAGGACGAGATCAACCGCCGTGTTCAGGAAGCAGCTAAGATCCTTGAGATCGAGCACCTCTTAGACAGAAAGCCTAAGGCTCTCTCCGGTGGTCAGCGTCAGAGAGTTGCTCTCGGCCGTGCTATCGTACGTGACCCTAAGGTCTTCCTCATGGACGAGCCTCTCTCCAACTTGGACGCTAAGCTCCGTGTACAGATGCGTGTTGAGATCACAAAGCTCCACCACAGACTTAAGACAACATTCGTTTACGTTACACACGACCAGACAGAAGCTATGACCATGGGTACCAGAATCGTAGTTATGAAGGACGGCTTCATCCAGCAGGTTGACTCTCCTACGGAGCTCTATGACAACCCGGTTAACACATTCGTTGCAGGATTCATCGGAATGCCTCCTATGAACTTCATCAATGCTGTTATCAACGTTGAAGGTTCTGACGTATTCGTTTCTTTCGAGAACGTTACAATCAAGCTTCCTGAGAGATATGCAGTTGAGGAAGTTATGGAGCGCGACGGTCAGGAAGTTATCTTCGGTGTTAGACCTGAGGCTATCACAGACGATATCACATACGTAACAGATCACCCTGAATCAGCATTCACAGCTGACGTAGACGTCGTAGAAATGCTCGGTGCTGAGACATATCTCTATGTCACAGTTAACGGATCACTCCCGCTCACATGCCGTGTTGACCCTACAACATCCCAGTCTGCAGTTGGTCAGGTTGTTGACCTCGCAGTTGACTCCAACCGTATCCACCTCTTCGATAAGGATACAGAGCAGAGCATCATTTCCTAATAAAATAATCTTAGAACCTCAATTCAGAGACCGTGAATTCCAAAAAGAGTTCACGGTCTCTTTTTATGTGGCAAATCAGTGTCAGATCGCTTCAAAACTTGCACCTTTTTAAGAAAAATAATATGATTTAATGTAGCGTTTTATGGACGTTCATATATGCTTCTTGAGAGGTGGAAACCATGGAAGAGATTAAAAAATGCATGCGACAGGTAAAAACGATTATTTCCGTTAACTGCGGAGTGATTGATACGGCAGGCAAGATCCTTGCTGCGACGAATGAGATCGGTGATGAAGAGACTGATCCTTCCTTCAGAGCAGTTGTATCTTCAGACAACCTTTTCGCTTCCACCGCTGACAGAACATATCTGAAAGTTTTCATCGGAGAACAGCTCAAATACATTCTCTATATCGAAAGCACTGATCCTGATGCGAAGATCTCGCTTCAGCTCATTGCCGAGTGGATGAAGACTCTTGTTAAGGAGAAGGGTACAGATGCTGAGAAGGCAATCTTCATCCGTAACGTCCTCCTCGACAACGAGATCAGATCAGAAGTTCCCATGATCGCAAGGGGATATAAGATCGACTGCAATAATCCGAGACTCGTTCTCGTAGTAAGAACCGGTGCTGATCAGAGTGCTGAAGCATTCGAGATCCTGCAGAATCTCTATACAGATTCTGATGTTGCTACTGTTATCTCAATGGATGACACAACAGCTATCGTAATCATCGATGCTCTGGAATCCCAGGTAAGCGAAGATACAAAGGACAGCTTCATCGAAGAGACCTCACAGTCAGTTCTGGCATGCCTTACATCTGAAGGCTGCAAGGCTAAGGTTGCAGTAGGTTCTGTAGTAGGTTCTTTCATGGATATCAGCAAGTCTTATTCTGATGCCATGACAGCTCTTAAGGTCAGCAAGATCTTTGACGGCGAGTCCGATCTCTCCAGATATGACAAGCTCGGCTTGGGCAGACTCATCTACCAGCTCCCTAAGCCTCTCTGTGAAATGTTCATCAGAGAAGTTTTCCCTAACGAAGCTTTCAAGCAGTTGGATGAAGAAACAAGAACCACAATCGATACATTCTTTGCGAATGACCTCAACGGTTCCGAGACTTCAAGAGAACTGTTCGTTCACAGAAATACGCTCGTATACAGACTTGAAAAGGTTAAGACCAAGACAGGCCTTGACTTAAGGAAATTCGACGACGCGGTACTCTTTAAGATGGCAACTATGGTAAGGACCTATATCGACTATCTTAACGATACCAATGACAACAAGATCAGGTAATTAATTTGATAGATTTTATTGATGTAGAGAAAACATATGCTTCGGGAGTTGAAGCCTTAAAGGGAATCAACTTAACGATTGAAGACGGCGAATTCGTCTTCGTAATCGGTAAATCAGGATCAGGAAAGTCGACCCTCCTTAAGTGCATCACTTGCGAGGAGAGACCCACTTCAGGCAAAGTTACTATCGACAATTTCGATATTTCACATATGAGCCGCGCGCTCGTTCCTTATCTGCGCCGTAAGATCGGAATGATCTATCAGGACTTCCGTCTGATCGAGACTAAGACAGTAGCAGAAAATGTTGCTTTCGCAGGCGAGATCATCGGCGTACCCAAGCAGAGCCTTATGAATACGGTTCAGATCTGCTTATCCGTAGTAGGACTTAAGGACAAGGCAGACTGTTATCCCCAGGAGCTCTCCGGCGGTGAGCAGCAGAGAGTCGCTATTGCACGCGCAATGGTAAATAACCCCAGCCTTATCGTAGCTGACGAGCCTACAGGCAATTTAGACCCTGAGACATCCGAAGCTATTATGGCGATGCTCTTAGAGCTCAACCAGAACGGCGGCACGACGGTAATCATCTGCACACATGACAGCACGATGGTTGACCGTATGAAGCAGAGAGTTATCGAGATCGATGACGGTCTTGTTATAAGAGATGAAACAGCCAGCGGTTATAAGGGTGACCAGGAGCATGAAGCTTCTTTGGCACAGAACGCGAGAACATCTCTTTATGGCGGCGAGAACGGATCTTCCGTTGCCTTCGGTGACGATGAAGAATATAACGACGGTTATGACGATGCAGAATATGCCGATACAAAGAACAACGGCGTGCTTTTTGGCGATAACCAGAAAGCAAGAGAGTACGAACCTGTTGAAGAATCCTTCAAGCCTGAATTCGATCTGGACAAGGAAGTAACTCCCATCACAGCAATTCCCGATGAGGTATTTAATCCGGAACCTGTACAGGAAGTCGTTGTTGAAACCATAGAACTGGAAAATGCAGAAGAGCCGAAAGAACCAGAAAAGGTTGAAGAACCTGAAAAAGAATCTGAGTTCTTTAAGGCAGAAGAACCCAAAGAGCCTGAAGTAAAGGCTGTTCCGGAAGATAAAGAAGAAACTGAAGAAGCAGAAGAGGAAGATATCCCTCAGGAACCTGAGATCATTGAGATCAATATTCCTGAGAATACGACTGCTTTCTCCTTTGGAGATGAAGTTGCAAAAACTGCTGAGGCTCCGAAGGCACCTGCTCCCAAAGCTCCCGTTGCGCAAGTAGCTCCCCGGGATCTCGATCCTGATTTGGATCCGGATGAGGTTATGGCAGTTTCGAGTCAGGAGCCTGACTATGCAAAGGAAGCAAGACGCGAACTGAAGCGCAGGGAAAAGGCGGAAAAGGCTGCTTTGAAGGAAGCTAAGCGCAAGGAAAAGCTTGATAAGAAGAAAAAAGTGAGAAGAACAGATTTCAAGCCCGGAACTGATATTGATATGATGCCGGAGGATGATGAATAATGACCGGAAGAGCTTTAATTAATTCAATCAAAGAAGGCTTTCGCGGAATCATCAGACATCCGCTCGTTACCATAGCCTCTATCACGACCATCATGCTGATGCTCATAATCATGGGCGCTTTTTACATGTTCTCTGTTAATGCCAGAAGGATCATGAGAAAGCTCTCACAAAGACCTCCTATTGAGGTTTATATGGTCCTCCAGAGCACTGAAGAGCAAAGAGCCACAGTAGCTCAGAACCTTAAGGATAATCCTGATATCATTGAGTTTACGATGGCTTCTCCTGAGGAGAACTATAACAGCTTTAAGGAAAACCTCGGATCATCTTCATCTATCCTTGATGACTTTGATTACAATATGTATCTTCCTTATACATTTAATATAAGACTCTCCGATCCTTCAAAGGCAAATGAAGTCTGCGCAGTGATCGAGACTTATACGGGAGTTTCAAAGGTTGCCCAGGAAAGCAATGTAATGACATTCCTTACCAAGGCTTCAAGGATCGTTAATGTTACGACGGCAGTATCGTTCGTCGTTCTTTTCGTAATCGCATTGTTCATTATCTCGAACATGGTACGTATCTCTGTTTACTCCAGAGCTTCAGAGATCGAGATCATGAAATTTGTCGGCGCTACAAACAACTACATCAGGCTTCCTTATATTACGGAAGGCGCTATGGTTGGTCTTTTCAGCGCGCTGACTTCATGGGCTATCACAACGATCGTTTATCATTCAGTCTATGCAAAGGCTATGAGCTCGATCGACCCGACAAGCTTTTACGCCCTGGCTACAACGAGATCCCTCATGTGGCATGAGCTCGTTATCTTAGTCGTAATGGGATTGATAATTGGAGCAGTAGGAAGCGGTATTTCAGTACGTCAATATATCAAAGTGTGAGGCATATTATGATAAACACAGAAACTATTGAAAGAAGCGAAAAAAAGGGGAATAGGATTTTAAAGAAGCTGGCGATGTTTGGTGTCGCTATGCTTTGCTGCCTTGTGGCAACGGCTTCGAGCTCATGGCTCAGTTCTGAAAAAGTAGTTGCGGTAGGCGGTGTTCCGATCATCGTTAATAAAGTAACTGTTGAAGATATCAACAATGCGAAAAAGAAGAGAGACGCTGCCAAAGAAGATGCCAAGAAGGCTAAGCAGAAGATCGCCGACCTTAAAAACCAGAAGGAACAGATCTCCGGAGAACTCTCAAAGCTTAACCAGGCTAATGCCGAGCAGAAGGCACAGTATGAGCTTATCGCATCACAGTTGGAGGCAGCTCTTGATGAAAAGGCTGCAGCATTAGACGAATATATCGAAGCTCAGGAAAACCTTGAAAAGCAACAGAAGCTTTTCACTGACAGAATTACCATCATGTTCGAGTATCAGAACAAATCGACATTGGAAGTCCTTTTGGAATCTGACAGCATTGCCGGTTTCTTCACAAACATGCAGGTTATCTCACTTATCGCAGATTCTGATGCTCAGGCTGTAGATATGCTCCAGTCCGCATTGGACGATGCCGAGCTTCAGGCTGATCTCAAGCTCAAGCATGCAGAAGAGATGCAGGCAATAGCGGATGAGAAGAAGCGTCAGTTAGACGAGCTCGAAAAACTTATCGGCCAGACCGAGGAAACACTCAGCAATGTTGATACAGACATCGACTCCATGGAGAAGATGGAGGACGAACTCGAGAAGGAAGCTAAGAAGCTCGAGGATAAGATCAAGAGCCTCCAGACCCAGTACAACAAGGAAAATGCAGCAACCGGCGGCGGTGGTGCAGGAACTACCAAGTATAACAGCAAGGGTACAAAGGAAGTTGGCGGTGTAACATGGCGCTGGCCTACATATTGCACCAGCATTACTTCTTACTACGGATACAGAATCCATCCCGTATATAAGACAAAGAAGTTCCACTCCGGTGTAGATATCGGTGCAGGTTATGGTGATACGATCATGGCTGCAGCTTCAGGTACGGTAATCCTCGTTTCAGAACCTGTAGAAGGTAAGAACAAGGGCGGTTCCGGATACGGCAACTACTGCATCATTGATCACGGCAACGGATATTCGACTCTTTACGGACATGCAAGAGACATCTATGTAAAGGTAGGTCAGAAGGTTTCCCGCGGCAAGGCTATCGGCGAAGTCGGAAGCACTGGTACATCAACAGGTGCGCATCTCCACTTCGAAGTCCGTGTCAACGGCAGCACTACAAACCCTCTTAACTATCTGCCGTAATTCTTTATGGACGACAGCTTTTACGACATACTTGCCCTTCACTACGATGATCTTCAGATAAACGGCGATACTTCAGCCTGGGGACCGTATATATACGGACTTATCAATGATCATTGCAAGATCAAGGAACCATCGGTTACTGATCTTGGCTGCGGAACAGGTGTCGTAACTAATTTCCTCGCTTCAAAGGGATTAAATGTTACGGGAGTAGATCTTTCTCCCGATATGCTCTCACTGGCTTCATCAGGTGATGAGACGGGTACGGTTTCCTGGATATGTGCTGATATCACATCCTACGAAGGTCCCATGTGCGGATGCTTCATATCAACAATGGATACGGTAGGTCACATAACTGATCCGGAAGATCTTGCAAAGATCTTTTCAATGGTATCGGACAGTCTTGAAGAAGGCGGAGTATTTATCCTCGATACGACCACAAAGCATCATTTCGAAGAATCTCTGGGCGACAATGTTTTCTACGAAGACTACGATGGCTTTACTCTCCTTTGGGTAAATCATTACGATAAGGATGAAAAGATCAATCATGCAGAGCTCACGCTTTTCGAGCTGACAGAAGATGACCTCTATGAGAGATATGACGGCGAACTTACTGCAAGATTTCATTCCCCCGAAGAGATAGAAGATATGGCAGAAAAGGCCGGACTTAAAAAACTCGCAGTATATGGCGAACTTAACAGGGAAGAGCCCTCTTTAAAAGACGAACGGATCTTCTTTGTATTCGGTAAATAAATATATATATAAGGAACTGACATGGCAGATAACGCATATTATGTACCGGGCGCGCCCGAAGACTTGAAAAAGGACCACATCGTAAGAGCTGAAGGCTTGGGCGGTCTTGTTAAGTGTCTTTGCGTGAGCACGAAGACTGTCTGCGAGACTGCCAGGGTCATGCATCAGATGTCTCCTGCGGCGACAGCAGCTCTGGGCAGATTCATGACAGGTTCTCTTCTTATTTCCGAATCCATGAAGAATCCCGGAGACACTCAGACTACGATAATCAGGGGCGACGGACCGATGGAAGGCATGACATGCGTTACCGATTTCGGTTTTAAGGTAAGGGCATATCCTGTTGAATCCGTTGTTCCGACGGAATATCACAGGCCCGGCAAGATAAATGTCGGTGCTGCAGTAGGCAAGGGCAGCCTTACAGTTGTAAGGGATATCGGCCTTAAAGAACCTTATGTCGGCGTATCCGAACTGGTATCGGGCGAGATCGCGGAAGATTTTGCTTATTATCTTGCTAAATCTGAACAGACAAAGTCGATAGTATCTCTTGGTGTATTGCTCGAAAAAGGTGAGGTTTCCCATGCGGGCGGCCTTATGATCCAGCTCCTGCCCGGAGCAGGCGAAGATGAGATCTCTTATCTCGAAAAAAGAGCAGCAGGTTTCCCTGAGATATCATTCCTTTTCAGTGAAGGATTTACTCCGGCACAGATAATCGACCTTTTCATGGGCGATCCTGATCTTAAATATCTCGATGGCAAAGAAGTGGAGTTCAAGTGCAACTGCAGCAGGGAAAGAATGCTGACAGGCCTTGCAGCTTTGGGCAAAAATGACATCGAAGAGATCACAAAAGACGGCAAGCCGATCGAAACAGTATGCAGATTTTGCAACAGTAAATATGTTTTTGAGCCCGAAGAACTCAAAAAACTGTAAAAAACAGGGGCAAAACTGTAAAAAAGTGCTTGCAAATCACAAAACAAGATAGTAGAATACCTTTCGCACGCGTCTAAACAGGGATAATTCTGCCCTTTAGTACGAGTGATAAGGCTTTGATAACGGAGATTGCCACGAGGTAAGGCGCCAGCTGCGCGATAACTTGCGAGGTGGGTAACTTCGAAGGAGCCGAAGGCAGAGGATACGATCCGATGCCGTCTCGGAACCCTATGGTTCGGAGAGTTCGAAGCAGTACGTTACTGCCCAGAGAACCAAAGTGCCGCCCTAAGGTGGTAACTGGATAGTCTGGGTTTTTGAATGGAAAGCCAAGACACTCCCGACAGGGTTGAGAAAAAGAAATACAGCTTATAGTAAGGAGGCCAACAAAATGGCAACAAAGACAACAATGGTCAGAATTAAGCTCAAGGCTTATGATCACAAGATTCTCGACGAGAGCGCAAAGCTTATCGTAGACGCACTTGCTCGTGACGATGCAAGCTTCTCCGGTCCTATCCCGCTCCCTACAGAGAAAGAGGTTGTTACGATCCTTCGTTCACCTCACGTAAACAAGGATTCCCGTGAGCAGTTCGAGCAGAGAACTCACAAGAGAATCATCGACGTCTATACACCGTCTTCTCAGACGATGGATGACATTGGCAAGCTTGACATGCCTGCAGGCGTTTCTATTGAAGTAAAGATCAAATAAAAACGCTTTAAGGCTTAATTCGGCATTTAAGGAACGCCAAGCCTTAGATCGCCGAGGTCACGTTCTTCGGCAAACCGTTGAACCAATAACCTAAATAGGAGGAAAGAACTTTATGACGAAATTCATCATTGGCAGAAAGTCCGGCATGACACAGTTGTTCGATGACAACGGCAACGTTATTCCGGCAACCGTTATAAGCTGCGAGCCTATGTACGTGCTCCAGAACAAGACGGTAGAGACTGACGGATACAAGGCCTGCAAAGTAGGCACAGGTTCCATCAGAGCAAAGCTTGTAAACAAGCCTGACGCAGGACAGTTCAAGAAGGCTGACGTTGAGCCTAAGAGAATTATCCGCGAATTCACACCCGACGAAGAGTACAGCCTCGGACAGGAGATCAAAGTATCCGATATGTTCGCAGTTGGCGACAAGGTCGACGTAAGCGGCGTATCCAAGGGTAAGGGTTTCCAGGGCAACATCAAGCGTCACGGACAGAAGGGTGGTCCTTCTGGTCACGGCTCCATGTATCACAGAAGAGTCGGTTCAATGGGCGCTACTTCCACACCCGGTAGAGTTGTACCTGGTAAGAAGATGCCTGGACATATGGGTGCAGTTAACTGCACAGTACAGAACCTTAGCGTTGTCATGGTTGACGGCGACAGAGGAATCCTCGTAATCAGAGGAGCTATCCCTGGTCCTAAGGGCGGTATCGTAACAGTACAGAATACTGTTAAGGCATAAGACGGAGGAACAGAATAATGGCTAAAATTGATGTTAAAGATTTGACAGGTGCCGTTAAGGGTTCCATCGAGCTTTCCGATGAGATTTTCGGCATCGAGCCCAACGAAGTTGCAATGTCTACAGTAGTTAGAAACCAGCTTGCAAACAGAAGACAGGGCACACAGAAGACAAAGACAAGAAGCGAAGTATCCGGTGGCGGTAAGAGACCTTACAGACAGAAGGGTACAGGTAGAGCTCGTCACGGTTCAACAAGATCCGCACAGTATGTTGGCGGCGGAATCATCTTTGGACCCAACCCCAGATCATACAGCTACACAGTACCTAAGAAGATCAAGAGACTTGCTCTTAAGTCCGCTCTTTCTTCAAAGGTTGCTTCTGAGAAGATGATCGTTATCGAGAACA
The window above is part of the Ruminococcaceae bacterium R-25 genome. Proteins encoded here:
- a CDS encoding LSU ribosomal protein L4P — its product is MAKIDVKDLTGAVKGSIELSDEIFGIEPNEVAMSTVVRNQLANRRQGTQKTKTRSEVSGGGKRPYRQKGTGRARHGSTRSAQYVGGGIIFGPNPRSYSYTVPKKIKRLALKSALSSKVASEKMIVIENMDLDEVKTATVAKALKAIGAGNSSLIVLEGVNKNAELSARNIKDVKTALVNTINVMDILKYDSFVATKAAVEKIEEVYK